Below is a window of Rhodanobacteraceae bacterium DNA.
CATCGAGAAGTTCAGCGCATGGAAGCCGGCCAGCGTGATGAACTGGAACTTGTAGCCCATCGCGCCCAGCTCGCGCTGGAACTTGGCGATGGTGGCGTCGTCCAGGTACTTCTTCCAGTTGAAGCTCGGCGAACAGTTGTAGGCGAGCAGCTTGCCCGGGTACTTCTTGTGGATCGCCTCGGCGAACTGCTTGGCGAACTCGAGATCCGGCTTGCCGGTCTCGCACCAGATCAGGTCGGCGTACGGCGCGTAGGCCAGGCCGCGGCTGATCGCCTGGTCCGGGCCCATGTTGGTGACGTAGAAGCCTTCGACGGTGCGCTCGCCGGTGCAGAAGGGCTTGTCGTTGTCGTCGACGTCGGACGTCAGCAGATCGGCGCCGAGCGCGTCGGTGCGCGCGACGATGATGCTCGGCACGCCGGCGCAGTCGGCCGCGAGACGCGCCGCGACCAGCTTCTGCACCGCTTCCTGGGTCGGCACCAGCACCTTGCCGCCCATGTGACCGCACTTCTTCGCGCTGGCCAGCTGGTCTTCCCAGTGCACACCCGCGGCGCCGGCCTCGATCATGTGCTTCATCAGCTCGAAGGCGTTCAGCACGCCGCCGAAGCCGGCCTCGGCATCGGCCACGATCGGCTGCATCCAGTCGATGTTCTCGCCGCCTTCGGCGTGATGCAGCTCATCGGCGCGCTTGAGCGCGTTGTTGATGCGGCGCACCACGTTCGGCACCGAATCCACCGGGTACAGCGACTGGTCCGGATACATCGCGCCAGCGGTGTTGGCATCGGCCGCGACCTGCCAGCCGGAGAGGTAGATCGCCTTGAGGCCGGCCTTGACCTGCTGGATCGCCATGTTGCCGGTCAGCGCGCCGAGCGCGTTGACGTAATCCTCGGTGTGCAGATACCGCCACAGCTTCTCGGATCCGAGTTTCGCGAGCGTGTGCTCGACGGGAACGGTACCGCGCAGGCGCACGACATCAGCGGCGCTGTAGGCGCGCTTGACGCCCTTCCACCGCGGGTTGTCGCGCCAGTCTTGCTCCAGTTGCTCTTGGGTCAGAAATGCCATGGTTCAGCCTCGCTCACGTTGCAATAGCAGCCCGTAGGCCGGAAGGGTCAGGAATCGCTCGAATCGCTCGGCCAGGGCGAGCTGCTTGAGGATTTCCGCAGCAGCATCGAGGTCGGCGGCGCTCAACGGGTGATTGCCGGTTTTCAGCTTAAGCAGTTCCTCACCGAGCCACTGCTCGACCTTGGCCGCATCGATGATTCGACCATCGTCCAAGGCGGCGCCGGTGCGCACCCACTGCCACAGCTGGGCGCGCGAGATCTCGGCGGTGGCGGCGTCTTCCATCAGGTTGTGGATCGGCACGCAGCCGTTGCCGGAGAACCACGAGCCGATGTACTGCAAGCCAATGTTCATGTTCAGGCGCACGCCGGCCTCGCTGATCGTCCCTTCCTGCGGGTTGATCAAATCGGCCTGAGTGACCACCACGCCGTCGCGCAGCTTGGTCAGCTGATTCGGGCCCGGCATGTGCTTGTCGAAGATTTCCATCGCGACCGGCACCAGGCCCGGATGCGCCACCCAAGTACCATCGTGGCCGTCGCTGGCCTCGCGTTCCTTGTCCGCCCGCACCTTGGCGAGCGCCGCGTCGTTGGCGGCCGGGTCGTGCTTGATCGGAATCTGCGCCGCCATCCCGCCCATCGCGTACGCGCCATGACGGTGGCAGGTCTTGATCAGCAGTTGCGAGTAGGCGCGCAGGAAGCCCTTGGCCATGGTGACCTGGGCGCGCTCGGGCAGCACCCGGCCGGGGTCAGTCTGGAAGGTGCGGATGTAGCTGAAAATGTAGTCCCAGCGGCCGCAGTTGAGGCCGACGATGTGCTCGCGCAGCTCGTACAGGATCTCGTCCATCTCGAAGGCGCCGAGCAGGGTCTCGATCAGCACCGTGACCTTGACCGAGCCGCGCGGCAGCTGCAGGCGCGTCTCGCAATGGTCGATCACCAGGTTCCACAGGCGCGCTTCGAGATGGCTCTCGAGCTTGGGCAGGTAGAAGTACGGGCCGGATCCGCGTTCGAGCAGTTCGCGTCCGTTGTGGAACAGGAACAGCACGAAGTCGAACAGCGAGCCGGAAATGGGCTCGCCGTCCAGCGTCACGTGGGCCTCGTCGAGGTGCCAGCCGCGCGGGCGCACGATCAGCGTGGCGATCTGCGGATTCAGCCGGTATGCCTTGCCTTCCGGCGTGGTGAAATCGACCTGGCGCCGAATCGCATCGTAGAGGTTGCCCTGCCCGCCGATCTGGTTGGCCCAGCTCGGGGCGTTGGAATCCTCGAAGTCCGCCATGAAGGTCTTCGCGCCGGAGTTCAGCGCGTTGATGATCATCTTGCGCTCGACCGGCCCGGTGATCTCGACCCGGCGGTCCCACAAATCGGCCGGGATCGGCGCCACCTTCCAGTCGCCGGCGCGGATGGCCGCGGTCTCGGGCAGGAAATCGGGCAGTTCGCCGGCATTGATGCGCGCCTGGCGCGCTTCGCGCGCGGCCAGCAGGCGCTTGCGCTCGGGACCGAAGCGCAGGCAAACGTCTTCCAGCAGCGCGAGGGCCTCGGGCGTCAGGATGCGCGCGGCATCGGCGGCGGGAGGGGCGTCGATGCGCAGGCGCGCACGGGTAGCGTCGGTCATGGTCAGCACTCATCAGGCCAGGCGCCGCGCTCCCCCTCCCAAGGTGTGCGCGGCAGATGAACCCGAGCCTAACGAGAGAAACAAGAGTGCGCAAACCGGACGAAAGTCGGGGTGGGCCGGCAGCCGCTTGCACGCCCTCGCAAATCCCAGCATCATGATGCTTCCTATGTCACATCGTGATGTCTGATGCGCACGACACTGACCTTGGACGATGACGTCCTCGCGCTGCTGAAACGCGCCGAGCGGGAGCGCGGATTGAGCTTCAAGCAAGTCGTGAATGACGCACTGCGGCGTGGACTTGCGGTTGCGCCCGTGGCGATGGTGGCCGAGCCGCTGCCGAGCTACCGCCTCGGCACCCGCGCCGGGATTGATTTGAGCAAATCGCTGGCACTCGCGGGGGAACTGGAGGACGAGGCACTGAAGGCCAGGCAGACGCTGGGCCGATGAAGGTCCTGGATGCCAATGTGCTGATCGCCGCCGCCGCCAGCGATCACCCGCATCACGCTGTGGCTGCGAGCTGGCTGGCGCGCGCGCGGCGCGAACACGAGTTGTTGGCGCTGTGCCCGGTGGTCGCCCTCGCATTCCTGCGCATTACGACGAATCCGAAGATCAACGAGAGCCCGTTGACCGCCGCACAGGCACTCGCGTGGCTGCAGGCCTTGCTGCGCTCACCATCGGCACGCTGGATGCACCCGGCCGACGAGCACCTGCTGAACCTGGAACGGCTGCTCGTCGGGCCGGTGGTCGGCAACCTGGTGATGGACGCACACCTCGCCGCGCTGGCGCTAGAGAACGGCGCGTCGGTGGTGACCTTCGACCGCGATTTCCTGCGCTTCCAGGGCCTGCGCGTGGAACTGCTCACGCACGAGGCGAACTGACCGGCAGATCCTTCCTCAGCGGCGGAATCCCGGCGGCATGCCGCCGCCCATGCCACCCATCCCACCCATGCCGCCCTTCAATGCGCGCAGCATGCCCTTGATGCCGCCACCGGAGAGCTTCTTCATCATCTTCTCCATCATCATGTGCTGCTTGAGCAGCTTGTTGATGTCGGAGGGATGGGTTCCGGAACCGCGCGCCACGCGCGCCTTGCGCGAACCGTTGAGCAGATCCGGATAGCGCCGTTCCTTGGGGGTCATCGAATTGATGATCGCCACCATCTTGCGCAGTTCCTTGTCGCCCATCGCACCCATCGCGTTGACGTCGCCCACTTTCGGCATGCCGGGCAGTTTGTCCATCAGCGATGCCATGCCGCCCATGTTCTGCATCTGCAGCAACTGCTCGCGCATGTCGTTCAGATCGAACTTCTTGCCGCTGACCACCTTCGCGGCCAGCTTTTCCATCTTGTCCTGGTCGGCCTTGCGGGTGACGTCCTCGATCAGCGACAGCACATCGCCCATGCCGAGGATGCGGCTGGCCACGCGATCGGGATAGAAAGGCTCCAGTGCGTCGAGCTTCTCGCCGGCGCCGAGGAACTTGATCGGGCGCCCGGTCAGGTAGCGCACCGACAGCGCCGCACCGCCGCGGGCGTCACCGTCGGTCTTGGTCAGGATCACGCCGGTCAGCGGCAGCGCCTCGGCGAAGGCCTTGGCGGTGTTCGCCGCGTCCTGGCCGGTCATGCTGTCGACCACGAACAGGGTCTCGATCGGATTCAGCGCCTTATGCAGCTCGGCGACCTCGGCCATCATCGCCTGGTCGATGGCCAGGCGGCCGGCGGTGTCGACGATCAGCACGTCGATCAACTGGCGCCGCGCGGCCTCGATCGCTGCACGCGCGATGTCCAGCGGCTTCTGCTCCGGCGTGCTCGGGAAGAACTCGGCACCCACCTGCCCCGCGACCGTCTTCAGCTGCTCGATCGCCGCCGGGCGGTAGACGTCGCAGCTCACCACCATGACCCGCTTCTTGCGCCGCTCCTGCAGCAGTTTTGCCAGCTTGCCGCTGGTGGTGGTCTTGCCCGATCCCTGCAGGCCGGCCATCAGCACCACCGCCGGCGCCGGGCAGTTCAGGCTCAGCTCCTCGTTGCGCGCGCCCATGACCGCCACGAGTTCATCGTGAACGATCTTCACCAGGGTCTGGCCTGGGGTCAGGCTCTGCAGCACTTCCTGCCCGATCGCGCGGCCCTTGACTCGCTCAATCAGCGCCTGCACCACCGGCAGCGCCACATCCGCCTCCAGCAGCGCAATGCGCACCTCGCGCAGCGCCTCGCGAATGTTCTCCTCGGACAACCGGCCGCGCCCGCGCAGGCGGTTGACGGTCTCGGTCAGGCGTTTTTGCAGGTTCTCGAACATGGCGGCATCTGGCAGCTGGACAACAGGGGGCGGACTCTACGGGCTTCGGGGCGAGCCATAAAGGCGTCGCAGGTTGTGCTCGCCTCCCCGCGATGCCCGCTCAGACCTCGACCCGCAGCGCCGCTGCGGCCCGCCGCGCCTTCTCGCGCGCCGCGAACAAGGTCTCGCCGCGCGCGAGGGTCACGCCGAGGCGGCGGCGGCCGTGGATCTCGGGCTTGCCGAACAGGCGGATCTCGGTGTCGGGCTCGCCCAGGGCCTGCTCGACACCATGGAAGCGCGGCCCCTTGCCCTCGCCTTCGGCCAGCACCGCGACCGAGGCCGACGGGCCGCGCTGACGGATCACCGGGATCGGCAGGCCGAGGACGGCGCGCACATGCAGCGCGAACTCGGAAAGATCCTGCGATACCAGCGTCACCAGGCCCGTGTCGTGCGGGCGCGGCGAGACCTCGCTGAACAGGACTTGCTCGCCGCGCACGAACAGTTCGACACCGAACAGGCCCCAGCCGCCGAGATTGTCGGTGATCGCCCGCGCGATCTCGTGCGCACGCTTGAGCGCCGTCGGCGACATCGGCTGCGGCTGCCAGGACTCGCGGTAGTCGCCGTCTTCCTGGTAATGGCCGATCGGCTCGCAGAAACTGGTGCCGCCGCGATGACGCACGGTCAGCAGGGTGATCTCGAAATCGAAGGGCACGAAGCCTTCGACAATTACTCGCCCGGCGCCGGCGCGCCCGCCGCTCTGCGCATAGTCCCAGGCGGGGCCGACGTCGGCCGCCTCGCGCACGGTGCTCTGCCCCTTGCCGCTGGAACTCATCAGCGGCTTGACCACGCACGGCAGACCTACCGCGGCGATGGCTGCCTCGTACTCCTCGCGGGTGTCGCAGAAGCGGTACGGCGAGGTCGGCAGACCGAGTTCCTCGGCGGCGAGACGGCGGATGCCCTCGCGGTCCATGGTCAGCCGCGCCGCGCACGCGGTCGGAATGACGCGCAGCCCTTCCGCCTCGAGCGCCTGCAGCGTCGGCGTGTGGATCGCCTCGATTTCCGGCACTACCAAGGTCGGCTGCTCCTTGGCGATCAGCGCACGCAGGGCGTTCGGATCCAGCATCGGCAGCACATGCGAACGGTGCGCCACCTGCATCGCGGGCGCATCGGCGTAGCGGTCAGCGGCGATCACCTCGATGCCAAGCCGCTGGGCCTCGATGGCCACCTCCTTACCGAGCTCGCCGGAACCCAGCAGCAACAGTCGGATGGCGTGTTCTGAATACGGCGTGCCGATCACGGGAGCGCTCCGGAAGAAGATCGCCGGATTCTATCGCCTGGGGGGCAATCAGGGCCCTGCGGCGGGCAGAAGTACCAAAGCGGTACGCAACATCGGTCCGGGAGCTGGCCGGCTTTGGCACAATATGGGTCCCGTCCCACCCCGGTGTCCGATGCGCCCGTCCTGGTTGTTGTTGTTGATCGCCCTGTGGGCGTCCGTGTCCAACCCGGCTCTCGCGGCGAATGCGCTGGCCCAGACCTGGCGCGCGGTGCTGTTCGACGGACGCAAGGTCGGCTGGTCGCTGACCGAGCGTGAGACCCTTGCAGACGGTTCCGTGCGCAGCGCGGAGGTCATGGACCTCCAGATCCAACGCGAAGGCGTCAGCATCGCGATGCGTTCGCTGGAGGAAACGATCGAGAGCATCAACGGCGAGCCGCTGTCCTTCCGCGCCGAAATCCGCACCGCCGGCCAGGAACTGCGCTACAACGGCAAGCCGGTAAAGGGTCGCACATTCCAAGTGAAAATCGAGGGCGCCGGCGACACCCGCACGCAGACGCTCGAACTGCCCGCGCACGCGCTGTTCTTCGAAGGCCAGCGCCAGGCGCTGCTGGCCGGCGTGCGCGGCGAGAAGTCGCTGATCGCGATCGACGCATTTGTCCCCAGCCAGCTGGCGGTGGTGCCGATCGAGACCAGCTTCAAGCGCCGCCGGCGCGTCGAACTGATGCGCGACGAGGCTGAATTGATCGAGGTCGAGCAGTTGGTGCGCTACCCAGACGGCCCGATGGAGGTGTCCGCTTTCGTCGACGACAATTTCGACGCACGCCGCATCCGCATGGACCTGGCCGGCATGCAGGTGGAATTGCTGTCCTGCGACGAGGCCTGCGCACACGCACCAAACCAGCCGATCGATTTCCTCGACCGGCTGGTGATCGATTCACCGCGCGCCTTGACCCGGCAAGAACTGGCGGGTCCGCTGCGCCTGTCGATCCAGATCAAGGGCACCGACATCGCACCCGCCAGAACCGGGCACCAGCGAGTGGCTGGCGGTAACGCCGGGCGCTACGAGCTGACCATCGATCCCGGCAAGCCCGACGAGGATGGCGAAGTTCTGGAACTGTATCGCGAGCCCTCCGCGTGGGTTCAGTCGGACAGCGTGCTGCTGCAGGACCTTGCACGGCGAGCCACCGATGGTGCCGGCGATGACCTCGAACGCATGCGCAAGGCTGAGGCCTTCGTGCGCGAGTACATCTTCGGCAAGACCTTGTCGGTTGGCTACGCCTCGGCGCTGGAAGTGGCGACCACGCGACAGGGCGATTGCACCGAACATGCGCTGTTGCTGGCCGCCATCGCGCGTGCTTCGGGCATTCCTGCGCGCGTAGCCACCGGGCTGGCCTATGTACCGGGCTTCGGCGACCGCAGCCATGTGTTCGTGCCGCATGCCTGGACCGAGGCTCACATCGATGGCCGCTGGCAAGGGTTCGACGCAGCGCTGAACGGCTTTGATTCCGGACATATTGCGCTGGCAGTAGGCGACGGAGACCCGGTGCGCTACTTCGCCGGCGTGGCGCTGCTCGGGCGGCTGCAGATCATCGGCGTTGGCGAGGCCGAATGATGCGCGTCTGGTGGCTATGGCTGGCATCGATCTGCCTGCCCGTCCTTGCGGCCACGCCGCCGGCGCCGCGCCCGATATCGCGCCCCGGCATCGCCGGCATCGTCACCGATCCGGCGCTTGGCGAACTGAGCGGTCTGGCGCCCTCGCGGCGCAAGGCGGAGCGCTACTGGGCAATCAACGATGGCGGCAATGGCAATCATCTCCTGCTGATCGACACCCGCGGCCGGGTGCAGCGCAAGCTGACCCTGGCCGGGGTGAAGAACATCGATTGGGAGGACCTTGCGAGCTTCCGCTGGAAGGGCGAATCCTGGCTGCTGATTGCCGACACCGGCGACAATTCCGGACTGCGCAAGTACGTGTCGCTGTGGTTGCTGCGCGAACCGGACCCGGAAGGCAGCGAGACCACGGCTAGCCCCTCGCGCGAAATACGCTTGCGCTACCCCGATGAGCCGCATGATGTCGAGTCGATGACCGTGGATGGCGCAAACGGCACGGTGTATCTGCTCAGCAAGCGCACGGTACCGCCGACGCTCTACTCGCTGCCGCTCGACGCTGCCGAACATGCCGGCGTGAGGACGGCGACGCTGGTGGCGAAGCTCGACGGGATCCCGCAGCCCACCGAGCGCGAGATTGCGCGCGATGGATCGCTCAGCCGCTTCCGCTCGCAGGCCACCGCCCTGGAGCTGGATTGCAGCGGTCAGGGGCTGCTGGTGCTGACCTACGACGCGGTCTACCGCTTCCGCCGGGACGCTGGCCAGGACTGGAGCGTTGCGCTGCCAGGTCAAGAGCCGGCGCGCTCATCGATCACCTTGCTGCCCCAGGCAGAGGCGATGGCGCTCGACGACCAGTGCCACGAGCTGCTGATCGGCAGCGAGAAAGCACCGGTGCCGCTGCTGCGCTTCCGCTATCGCCCGCTGCCGCAGCCGGCGGTTGGCGACGGCGACTGATGCAACCGATGCGCCGCCCAGACGCCGCCCGGACCCGAGCCTGGCCGCCACTCCTGCTGCAGCGGCTGCGCACTGGCCAGTGGCGCCTGCCGCACACGCGCACCCGAGGCTGCGGTTGGCCTCGCCTGCGGCGCATGCTGGCCGAGTTGTCGCCGGATCTGCAGCATGCCGTGCGCGCGTCGGCGGAGGGGGCGATTTGCACCATTCCCTGCGATCCCTCCCAGCCTTGGCGCGGGGCAGCCACCAGCCGTGGACTGCCGCTGCAGGGCCAAGCGCCGCTGCTCGCCCGCGTTGCACGCGACCGCTTCGGGCGCAACCACTGGCTGCAGCCGGTCGCCGCCAGCGCGCTTACCCGGCTGGCCTGCGCCGCGCGCACCGCGGGCGTCAACCTGGAAGTCGTATCAAGCTTCCGCAGCGAGCGCGACCAGTCACGCATCGTGGCGCGCAAGCTGGCGCAGGGACAGGACATCGCGCAGATCCTCGCGGTCAACGCCCCGCCCGGTTACAGCGAACACCACACTGGCTGCGCGGTGGACTTTGCGGTCCCCGGAGCACCGCTGCTGACCGAAGCCTTCGAAGACACCGCCGCCTTCACTTGGCTCTCGTCAAATGCCGCGCGATTCGGATATCGCATGTCCTATCCACGCGCCAATCCCCAGGGCTTTGTGTACGAGCCTTGGCATTGGTGCTTCAGCCCGATCCCGTGACAAGTCCGACTGCGGCTTGAGTAAGCATCGCCCGGCAAACCCGGGGCTTTATACGTGTGGGCCGCCAAAGCGGCCCCTGATTGGCGTCGAACCTCAGTGTCTCAGTCCCTGGGATACGTATCTGGGCGGCGAGATCAACGGCGCCAAGGCCGGCCGCGGATCGCCGAACAAGCAGGCCTTCCTGATCGCCGTGCAGACCGACAAGACGATGGAGCAGGTGCAGTACGCGGTCGCCGAACCCGTCCCCACTTTCGACAAGGACACGGGCCGAATGGGCTGAACGGCGCTCGCTACCTAGCCGAAGCGACTTGGCGCTTCAACCGGCGCTTCGACCTGAAGGAACTTGTTCCACGGCTGGCCACGGCAATGGTGGTAAGCGGACCGCACTCGGAGCAGACGCTTCGCAAGGCGAGCAACTATGCGCACTGAGGTTCGACGCTATAACTAGTGCGGTATCCCGTAATTACCTTGAATTATTTCCGCGCCTTTTGCGCCGATGCGGCGTTGCTCGTCGTCGCCATAGCCCTGCCATGACCTCCGGTTCCGGCCCGCAACCAGTTGCGGGCGTTCAAGCCGGCGCGCGGCATGCCGCGCAAGCCGCCGGCTTTCACCCTCCTCTCGCCTTGCCTCGCCGCAAAATTCATCGGAAATTTCTTCAACTTAATTACGGAACACCACACTAGGTGAATGCATAGTTAGGCGTCAACACGACGAGTACAAAGCACGCTCCCCCTCATGGGATCAGTGTATTGAATTCTATTGTCCTCAAACAGCCGTTCCAACTCTTGATATCCATGCGCAAGCGCAAATGCGCCTTCATCATTTGTAACAGGAAGGACCCAATAGATGTGCACATGATGCTCCCGCGGGCGAACAATTTCCAGTTTATCCCCGAATTGCCATAAGCGACAAATGAGAACTGAACATAACGTTGACCCGGGAACCCAGGAACTGCCAATATTCAATACATGGCCTTCGCCCAAAGTGGCACCAGTCAAATGGTACCACGCAAGCATACTCAGCAATTTGACGTTCTCAGCATTATTCTCATTCGCGCAAATCAAGAATTCACATCTCTTATCTTCGGGAACACCCTTTCCTCCAATACCCGACGTAACGTACACCCATGACGCATTTACCCTGTTTGGGGCGATCTCGACTACCTGGAACTCCGGGAGTACGCTAGTTACTTGACTCTCGCTCCATGAATCGTTCCGAAGCCGAGCCCCAGAGAAGTAGCGACACAGGTGTTTGTGCAGTGCACTTTGATAGTTCGAAGTTTTCATCTTGACGCCTAACGCCGCAATAGGCCGTTGCGGCACGATTGAGGTAGTTCTGAGAGTAAACCGAGTGATAGACGTCCAATGCAAGTTCGTCATTCTTCGGTGTCCGATCTTGTTCGGCGTGAGTCAGCGCAGGTGAAGGTGTCAGCGTTGACACTCATCACCCTAAAGTCGGGGCCGGATTCGCTCCCTGGCGCGTCGGGTGGTTCGCCCAAGAATCAAAATGTCCTGGGAAGTTCAATTATCTTTATCCCATGAAAATTCAGGGAATATGTGAAGCCAGCGCGCATATCTAGTTCCAAAGCAAATGAACTGATCAAGAAATTCGTGGTGTGGGTGGTTCTATCTGCGCCACCAAAGACGGTGTAATTGCTTATTTCTACCTCGAAGCTGTGCTTCCCAGGAAGGAACTCCAGCACCTTCCCGTCATGAAGAAAATTGACTGGACTTCCATCAATCCGCGTGTATCTCAAGTTCGGCCTTTCTTGAACATAGAGAAGTACCACTTGCGCGGGATCCAGCTTCTCGCCCTAGTACATTTTTGTGGTACCACACGAGGACAGAAAAGTGACAAGCACCAGAGCTTTGAATGAACAGTGTTGCACATCGGCCTCAATTTATCGGGTAGGAGGCGGGATTACTCCCGCCGTCCTCCCACACCACCGTACATGCGGGTCCGCATACGGCGGTTCATGGTTGACACCGGAGCCGGCGCGTTGTGGCGCGCAGCGACACCAGACCCTGACGATCAAACCAGCCGGTGGGCAGCGCGGCGTTCATGTGCTTGGACCCGCTATGCCACCACGGGCCTCGGCTGTTGTACGCCGATCGGTACGCATCTGCCTCCCTCACTCCCGAATGCATCAGTTCCCGCGCGCGCGTCGGCGCCTGCTTCCACTGCCGCCATTGCACACACCGCAGTTTGCGCCGAATCCAGCCATCCAAGTCCTGCAAGTCCCGCGTGGTCTCGCTCAGCTTGAAGTACGCCGCCCACCCGCGCAACTTGGGATTCAGCACTGCCAGCGTGCGCTCCAGCGAGCACCCCCGACCCCGCTTCACGACCTCCCGGACGGTGTCCTTCAGTCGCTCCACGCTCGCCGGCGCGATGCACAGCTTCGGCTGCCGCTGCGCCGTCACACTGTAACCCAGGAACTTCCGCTCCCACGGACCCGCCACCGCGCTCTTCGCCACATTCACCTTCAGGCGAAGCCGCTCCTCCAGAAACCGGGTAACGCTCGCCAGCACGCGCTGCCCTGCCACCTCGGTGCGGACATAGATGTTGCAATCGTCCGCGTAGCGACAGAACGCATGCCCCCTGCGTTCCAACTCCCGGTCCAGATCCGTCAGCAGGATGTTCGAAAGCAGCGGACTCAGCGGCCCGCCCTGCGGCGTGCCCTCCGTCCGGGGTGAGACCACCCCATCCGCCATCATCCCCGCCTCCAGGTAGCGACGAATCAACCGCAGGACCCGCTTGTCCGTCACCTTCCGCGCGACGCGCTCCATCAGCAGATCGTGGTTCACCCGGTCAAAGAACTTCTCCAGGTCCAGATCCACCACCACCCGACGTCCCTCGTCCACATACCGCTTGGCCGCGAGCACCGCCTGGTGCGCGTTCCGCTCCGGACGAAACCCGTAGCTCGACGCAGAGAACGTCGCCTCGAACACCGGCGACAGCACTTGATGCAACGCTTGCTGGATCAACCGATCCGTCAGCGTCGGGATGCCGAGTGTCCGTACGCCACCTTGCGGTTTGGCGATGTCCACTCGAC
It encodes the following:
- the ltrA gene encoding group II intron reverse transcriptase/maturase, giving the protein MEAVCEHGNLWRAYKRVMKNKGSGGVDRVEVSDFKAHLQQHWPTIKAKLLTGRYIPAAVRRVDIAKPQGGVRTLGIPTLTDRLIQQALHQVLSPVFEATFSASSYGFRPERNAHQAVLAAKRYVDEGRRVVVDLDLEKFFDRVNHDLLMERVARKVTDKRVLRLIRRYLEAGMMADGVVSPRTEGTPQGGPLSPLLSNILLTDLDRELERRGHAFCRYADDCNIYVRTEVAGQRVLASVTRFLEERLRLKVNVAKSAVAGPWERKFLGYSVTAQRQPKLCIAPASVERLKDTVREVVKRGRGCSLERTLAVLNPKLRGWAAYFKLSETTRDLQDLDGWIRRKLRCVQWRQWKQAPTRARELMHSGVREADAYRSAYNSRGPWWHSGSKHMNAALPTGWFDRQGLVSLRATTRRLRCQP